The following proteins are encoded in a genomic region of Candidatus Saccharimonadales bacterium:
- a CDS encoding DUF2079 domain-containing protein, with protein sequence MQPAQQRKWLWILFGLSTLLIGGLSSWKFFHGLYNGFDLAIITNSIHLTGTGRLFGSSIHPPSYLGDHAPLILLILTPLYKLLPSGLTLLWLQALAIGLTAWPAWRLSKLFLGRLKLSTQQIERGALWLTGAWLLNPLLHNAALFEFHFLPFALLPLLWAGVFFIRHAFWPFLAAAAIALLVREDVSLAVAGFGLLAVWERRGLRWWLAPLLISVVYFAAMLQLINAAGAGGYKFFLYYSWLGETPIQAIQTLLTRPDLALVHLLRLRNIEFLLGLLLPFGLVALWGGRYLWLIFLPLAQILFQNSGGTVTHLFTHYTLLLLPGLLISTLAGLARLRQKTTKVRGLLPWLQRDQRLRWLLGGTVVIYTCLALGPLVGITQAIGQRRSTTLAPALRTLIPPDAAVAATYTPLSQLANRERIYSFNYVMLGAQQYLRQTYRLPADTEFVVLDMADFLGIELQYAGNPFFSETYKNNQSRWPAQLADFGLVAIHDSQILLRRGAQNMASLISRLERPAPDNLNGVEQNRVGGIELLGYTRADNQFSFFWQTHEAPAQNYYLILRLKRGEYAFEKFYPLSYGLVPTTDWQPNETWQTNFWFNPNIPAGSYTAQIQVAHVEGGVEINNIRSVEPVLDRNILLGPEFNLGQLEIGD encoded by the coding sequence ATGCAACCGGCACAACAACGTAAATGGCTTTGGATACTTTTTGGCCTCTCCACGCTTTTGATCGGCGGGCTGAGCAGCTGGAAATTTTTCCACGGACTCTACAACGGGTTTGACCTGGCGATTATCACAAATAGCATTCACCTGACCGGCACGGGTCGGCTGTTTGGCTCTTCCATTCATCCGCCCAGCTATCTCGGCGACCACGCGCCGCTGATACTCCTGATTCTAACCCCACTCTACAAGCTTCTGCCATCCGGCCTAACGCTACTCTGGCTCCAGGCACTCGCGATTGGTCTAACGGCCTGGCCGGCGTGGAGACTTTCAAAGCTTTTCCTTGGTCGGCTGAAACTTTCAACCCAACAAATTGAACGCGGCGCGCTTTGGTTGACCGGCGCCTGGCTGCTCAACCCGCTGCTGCACAACGCGGCTTTGTTTGAATTTCACTTTCTGCCATTTGCGTTATTGCCACTGCTTTGGGCCGGAGTTTTTTTTATCCGTCACGCGTTCTGGCCGTTTCTGGCCGCGGCTGCCATTGCCCTGCTAGTTCGAGAAGACGTCAGCCTGGCTGTAGCCGGATTCGGGCTTTTAGCGGTTTGGGAACGGCGCGGCCTGCGCTGGTGGCTGGCACCTCTGCTGATCAGCGTTGTTTATTTTGCGGCCATGCTCCAGCTGATCAATGCCGCGGGTGCGGGCGGATATAAATTCTTTTTGTACTATTCCTGGCTGGGCGAAACTCCGATCCAGGCTATCCAAACCTTGCTGACCCGACCGGACTTAGCGCTGGTTCATCTCCTGCGGCTCAGAAATATTGAGTTCTTACTTGGCCTGCTTCTACCATTCGGGCTGGTCGCTCTCTGGGGCGGGCGTTACCTTTGGCTGATATTTCTGCCGCTGGCTCAAATTTTATTCCAAAACAGCGGCGGCACTGTTACTCACCTGTTCACGCACTACACATTGTTGCTGTTGCCGGGATTGTTAATCTCAACCCTGGCCGGACTGGCGCGACTTCGCCAAAAAACAACCAAAGTCCGGGGTCTGCTGCCCTGGCTCCAGCGCGATCAGCGGCTACGCTGGCTGCTGGGCGGCACCGTGGTTATATACACCTGTCTGGCGTTAGGTCCGCTAGTTGGAATAACTCAGGCCATTGGCCAACGGCGAAGCACGACGCTGGCGCCCGCGCTCCGCACGCTGATTCCGCCGGACGCGGCGGTCGCCGCGACCTACACGCCGCTTAGCCAGCTCGCCAACCGCGAGCGGATTTATTCGTTTAACTATGTCATGCTCGGCGCTCAGCAATACCTGCGCCAGACCTACCGGCTGCCCGCTGACACCGAGTTTGTCGTGTTGGATATGGCTGACTTTCTGGGCATTGAACTGCAGTACGCCGGCAATCCATTTTTTTCCGAGACATACAAAAACAATCAAAGCCGGTGGCCGGCTCAGCTGGCAGACTTTGGTCTGGTCGCCATTCACGATTCTCAAATCCTGCTGCGGCGAGGCGCGCAAAATATGGCGAGTTTGATTTCACGGCTTGAGCGACCCGCCCCTGATAATCTGAACGGTGTTGAGCAAAACCGTGTCGGTGGCATTGAGCTACTGGGCTATACCCGAGCAGATAACCAATTTTCATTTTTCTGGCAAACCCACGAAGCTCCGGCTCAGAATTATTATCTGATACTTCGCCTCAAGCGCGGAGAGTACGCGTTTGAAAAATTCTACCCGCTTAGCTACGGACTGGTGCCAACCACGGATTGGCAGCCCAATGAAACATGGCAGACCAACTTTTGGTTTAACCCGAATATTCCGGCCGGCAGCTACACTGCTCAAATTCAAGTCGCCCACGTTGAAGGCGGCGTTGAAATTAACAATATCCGATCTGTCGAGCCCGTGCTTGACCGTAACATTCTGCTTGGCCCTGAATTTAATTTAGGCCAACTCGAGATTGGCGACTGA